A genomic region of Rhodococcus pyridinivorans contains the following coding sequences:
- the mfd gene encoding transcription-repair coupling factor, which produces MSAVPPAAVPLSGLARIALADDRLRRIGELAGSAEQEIVAPPAARPFVAAALAEKTPLLVVTATGREADDLTAELTEMFGEGVTQFPSWETLPHERLSPSADTVGRRLHVLRRLARPDDRDLGPALRVVVATVRSLVQPMAPGLGEIDPVTLRVGTEHDFEELVERLVELAYTRVDMVGKRGEFAVRGGILDVFPPTADHPVRVEFWGDEVTELRCFSVADQRSISEVDVPVLVAPPCRELLLTDEVKARAAQLAEDNPADAALVEMLDKMAGGIPVEGMEALLPVLQPGELQLLTDVLPAGAHVLICDPEKVRTRASDLARTGQEFLEASWTAASIGGAAPLDTSNLNGVDGRKLDLGASAYRSLRQVREAAQAAGRPWWTLSPLASGADTELVLDVQPAPEVRGSEDLLSMLFVNLRAHVTAGGRAVIVVAGAGTGQRILERLKENEVPAAKLEPGTEPVRGQVGVMRGCLHEGVVLPGNDDNVVPGLVVVTEADLTGNRVVTEGRKTPVKRRNQVDPLALNAGDFVVHDQHGIGKFVEMVERTVGGARREYLVIEYAPGKRGQPGDKLFVPMEQLDQLSRYVGGELPSVSKLGGSDWANTKRKARKAVREIAGELVRLYAARQASPGHAFAPDSPWQKEMEDAFPFTETQDQLTVISEVKADMEKAVPMDRVVIGDVGYGKTEIAVRAAFKAVQDGKQVAVLVPTTLLAQQHLQTFTERMAAFPVTVKGLSRFTDASDSRAITEGMADGTVDIVVGTHRLLQTGIRWKDLGLVIVDEEQRFGVEHKEHIKALRTHVDVLTMSATPIPRTLEMSMAGIREMSTILTPPEERHPILTYVGAYNDKQVAAAIRRELLRDGQVFYVHNRVSSIDKAAKRLRDLVPEARVAVAHGQMKEETLEKTVQGFWQREFDVLVCTTIVETGLDISNANTLIVERADSLGLSQLHQLRGRVGRSRERGYAYFLYPAEKPLTETAYDRLATISQNSDLGAGMAVAMKDLEIRGAGNVLGAEQSGHVAGVGFDLYVRLVGEAVEAYRAAADGRTVTTDEAPKEVRIDLPVDAHIPADYVASDRLRLEAYRKLAAANDDAAIATVVDELVDRYGPLPDEVQRLVSVGRLRFLCREYGLEEVAVTGTQIRISPMELPDSKQMRLKRLYPGAQYRATSGLVQLPIPRTGGVGSDRVRDVALLQYIADFLLALDGKPQGSVDLNSAATVNA; this is translated from the coding sequence TTGTCTGCTGTGCCCCCGGCCGCTGTCCCACTGTCCGGATTGGCGCGGATCGCGCTGGCCGACGACAGACTGCGCAGGATCGGCGAGCTCGCCGGTTCCGCCGAACAGGAGATCGTCGCCCCACCCGCCGCGCGGCCGTTCGTCGCGGCGGCGCTGGCCGAGAAGACACCTCTGCTCGTGGTCACCGCCACCGGACGCGAGGCCGACGATCTCACCGCCGAACTCACCGAGATGTTCGGCGAGGGCGTCACGCAGTTCCCCTCATGGGAGACCTTGCCGCACGAGCGCCTGTCGCCGAGCGCCGACACGGTCGGCCGTCGCCTGCACGTCCTGCGTCGCCTCGCGCGTCCCGACGATCGCGATCTCGGGCCCGCACTGCGGGTCGTCGTCGCCACCGTGCGGTCGCTGGTGCAGCCGATGGCTCCCGGACTCGGCGAGATCGACCCCGTCACGCTGCGGGTCGGCACCGAACACGACTTCGAGGAACTCGTCGAGCGGCTCGTCGAACTGGCGTACACCCGCGTCGACATGGTCGGCAAGCGCGGTGAGTTCGCGGTGCGCGGCGGCATCCTCGACGTCTTCCCGCCCACCGCCGACCATCCGGTCCGCGTCGAGTTCTGGGGCGACGAGGTCACCGAACTTCGCTGCTTCTCCGTCGCCGACCAGCGTTCGATCTCCGAGGTCGACGTGCCGGTGCTCGTCGCGCCGCCGTGCCGCGAACTGCTGCTCACCGACGAGGTCAAGGCCCGCGCCGCGCAGCTCGCCGAGGACAACCCGGCCGATGCGGCGCTCGTCGAGATGCTCGACAAGATGGCCGGCGGCATCCCCGTCGAGGGCATGGAAGCGTTGCTGCCGGTGCTGCAGCCCGGCGAGTTGCAGTTGCTCACCGACGTTCTGCCCGCCGGGGCGCACGTGCTGATCTGCGACCCGGAGAAGGTCCGCACCCGTGCGAGCGATCTCGCCCGCACCGGGCAGGAGTTCCTCGAGGCGTCGTGGACGGCCGCCTCGATCGGTGGTGCGGCGCCGCTCGACACCTCGAACCTCAACGGGGTGGACGGCCGGAAGCTCGATCTCGGCGCGTCGGCCTACCGGTCGCTGCGTCAGGTGCGCGAGGCCGCGCAGGCCGCGGGCAGACCGTGGTGGACGCTCAGCCCGCTCGCCTCCGGTGCCGACACCGAACTCGTCCTCGACGTGCAGCCGGCCCCCGAGGTCCGCGGCTCCGAGGACCTGCTGTCGATGCTGTTCGTGAACCTGCGCGCCCACGTCACCGCGGGGGGCCGTGCGGTGATCGTCGTCGCCGGTGCGGGCACCGGACAGCGCATCCTCGAGCGGCTGAAGGAGAACGAGGTCCCCGCCGCGAAGCTCGAACCGGGCACCGAACCGGTGCGCGGGCAGGTCGGCGTCATGCGCGGTTGCCTGCACGAGGGCGTCGTCCTCCCCGGCAACGACGACAACGTGGTGCCGGGGCTGGTGGTCGTCACCGAGGCCGACCTCACCGGTAACCGCGTGGTCACCGAGGGCCGCAAGACTCCCGTCAAGCGTCGCAACCAGGTCGACCCGCTCGCCCTGAACGCCGGTGACTTCGTCGTCCACGACCAGCACGGCATCGGCAAGTTCGTCGAGATGGTCGAGCGCACGGTCGGTGGTGCCCGCCGCGAGTATCTCGTCATCGAGTACGCGCCCGGCAAGCGGGGCCAGCCCGGCGACAAGCTGTTCGTGCCGATGGAGCAGCTCGACCAGCTCTCTCGGTACGTCGGCGGTGAGCTGCCGTCCGTCAGCAAGCTCGGCGGATCCGACTGGGCCAACACCAAGCGCAAGGCGCGCAAGGCGGTTCGCGAGATCGCCGGCGAGCTCGTGCGGCTGTACGCGGCGCGGCAGGCCTCGCCCGGCCATGCCTTCGCGCCCGACTCGCCGTGGCAGAAGGAGATGGAGGACGCCTTCCCCTTCACGGAGACACAGGACCAGCTCACGGTGATCTCCGAGGTTAAGGCCGACATGGAGAAGGCGGTGCCGATGGACCGCGTCGTGATCGGCGACGTCGGCTACGGCAAGACCGAGATCGCGGTGCGTGCGGCCTTCAAGGCCGTGCAGGACGGCAAGCAGGTCGCGGTGCTCGTCCCCACGACCCTGCTCGCGCAGCAGCACCTGCAGACCTTCACCGAGCGGATGGCGGCCTTCCCCGTGACGGTGAAGGGGCTGAGCCGGTTCACCGACGCATCCGATTCGCGCGCGATCACCGAGGGCATGGCCGACGGCACCGTCGACATCGTCGTCGGCACCCACCGCCTGCTCCAGACCGGGATCCGCTGGAAGGACCTCGGTCTCGTGATCGTCGACGAGGAGCAGCGTTTCGGCGTCGAGCACAAGGAACACATCAAGGCGCTGCGCACGCACGTCGACGTGCTCACGATGTCGGCCACACCGATTCCGCGAACCCTCGAGATGAGCATGGCCGGGATCCGCGAGATGTCGACCATCCTCACCCCGCCCGAGGAGCGGCACCCGATCCTCACCTATGTGGGTGCGTACAACGACAAACAGGTCGCCGCGGCGATCCGCCGAGAGCTGCTGCGCGACGGTCAGGTCTTCTACGTCCACAACCGGGTGAGCTCGATCGACAAGGCCGCCAAGCGACTCCGCGATCTCGTCCCCGAGGCGCGGGTCGCGGTCGCGCACGGGCAGATGAAGGAGGAGACGCTCGAGAAGACGGTGCAGGGCTTCTGGCAGCGCGAGTTCGACGTGCTGGTGTGCACGACGATCGTCGAGACCGGCCTCGACATCTCGAACGCCAACACGCTCATCGTCGAACGTGCGGATTCGCTCGGTCTGTCGCAGCTGCACCAGTTGCGCGGCCGCGTCGGGCGTTCGCGTGAGCGCGGCTACGCGTACTTCCTGTACCCGGCGGAGAAGCCGCTGACGGAGACCGCCTACGACCGACTCGCCACGATCTCGCAGAACTCCGATCTCGGCGCGGGTATGGCCGTGGCCATGAAGGACCTCGAGATCCGCGGCGCCGGTAACGTTCTCGGTGCCGAACAGTCCGGCCACGTCGCCGGCGTGGGCTTCGACCTGTACGTGCGGCTCGTCGGCGAGGCCGTCGAGGCGTACCGGGCCGCGGCCGACGGCCGCACGGTCACCACCGACGAAGCGCCCAAGGAGGTGCGGATCGACCTTCCCGTCGACGCGCACATCCCGGCCGACTACGTCGCATCCGACCGGCTGCGCCTCGAGGCGTACCGCAAGCTCGCCGCCGCGAACGACGACGCCGCGATCGCCACGGTCGTCGACGAACTCGTCGACCGTTACGGTCCGCTGCCCGATGAGGTGCAGCGGCTCGTGTCCGTCGGCCGGTTGCGGTTCCTGTGCCGCGAGTACGGCCTCGAGGAGGTCGCGGTCACCGGCACCCAGATCCGGATCTCGCCGATGGAGCTGCCCGACTCGAAGCAGATGCGGCTCAAGCGGTTGTACCCGGGAGCGCAGTACCGCGCGACGAGCGGTCTCGTGCAGCTGCCGATCCCGCGGACCGGCGGGGTCGGATCGGATCGGGTGCGCGACGTGGCGCTGCTGCAGTACATCGCCGACTTCCTGCTCGCCCTCGACGGCAAGCCGCAGGGCTCGGTGGACCTGAACAGCGCGGCGACGGTGAATGCATGA
- a CDS encoding TetR/AcrR family transcriptional regulator: MTGTQRREQLIEIGRALFAERGYEGTSIEEIAQRAQVSKPVVYEHFGGKEGLYAVVVDREMTVLMSMVTESLTRNRSRIRVERAALALLTYIEERTDGFRILVRDSPMSAEEGTYSSLLNEAMRQVGKLLTGDFSRRGLNPEFAPLYAQALVGMVATTATWWLDRRTPSKEDVAAHLVNLCWNGLIGLEADPKLGEPPVSE; the protein is encoded by the coding sequence ATGACGGGCACGCAGCGTCGGGAACAGCTCATCGAAATCGGTCGCGCCCTGTTCGCCGAGCGCGGCTACGAGGGCACCTCCATCGAGGAGATAGCCCAGCGGGCGCAGGTCTCCAAGCCGGTCGTCTACGAGCACTTCGGCGGTAAGGAAGGTCTCTACGCGGTGGTCGTGGACCGCGAGATGACCGTGCTGATGTCGATGGTCACCGAGAGCCTCACCCGCAACCGGTCGAGGATCCGCGTCGAGCGGGCCGCGCTCGCTCTGCTCACCTACATAGAGGAGCGCACCGACGGCTTCCGCATCCTCGTGCGCGACTCGCCGATGTCCGCCGAGGAAGGCACCTATTCGAGTCTGCTCAACGAGGCGATGCGTCAGGTGGGGAAGCTGTTGACCGGCGACTTCTCCCGGCGGGGGCTCAACCCGGAGTTCGCTCCGCTCTACGCCCAGGCTCTCGTCGGCATGGTCGCCACCACTGCGACGTGGTGGCTCGACCGCCGCACTCCGTCGAAGGAGGACGTCGCGGCCCACCTCGTGAACCTGTGCTGGAACGGCCTCATCGGTCTGGAAGCGGACCCGAAGCTCGGGGAACCCCCGGTTTCCGAATAG
- a CDS encoding PIN domain-containing protein, translating into MPVRVVLDATVLARPRLRDVALALTEDGLYQPFWSDGIIAEVDRRLPQELLRPARDFLFAELDRAFPDARVVWPTTVLREVPHVTGPREAHVTSVALLCHADAVVTADPELTGALERSGIEAWTPDAFVTFALDADPVRTRAALLRMVRRRWLADDDTRREADDDELFARLAEWAARDLGANSADLLTPPAR; encoded by the coding sequence ATGCCGGTTCGAGTGGTGCTCGATGCGACGGTCCTCGCCCGCCCCCGCCTGCGCGATGTGGCGCTCGCCCTTACCGAAGACGGCCTCTACCAACCCTTCTGGAGCGACGGAATCATCGCGGAAGTGGACCGCCGACTGCCGCAGGAACTGCTGCGTCCCGCCCGCGACTTCCTCTTCGCCGAACTCGACCGCGCCTTCCCCGACGCCCGGGTGGTCTGGCCCACCACCGTGCTCCGCGAGGTGCCGCACGTGACGGGACCGAGGGAGGCACACGTGACCTCGGTGGCGCTGCTGTGCCACGCCGACGCCGTCGTCACCGCCGACCCCGAGCTCACCGGGGCACTGGAACGATCGGGTATCGAAGCGTGGACACCCGACGCTTTCGTCACCTTCGCGCTCGACGCCGATCCCGTCCGCACCCGCGCGGCACTGCTGAGAATGGTGCGCCGTCGCTGGCTCGCCGACGATGACACCCGGCGCGAGGCGGACGACGACGAACTGTTCGCACGGCTGGCCGAGTGGGCCGCGCGCGACCTCGGTGCAAACAGCGCCGACCTCCTCACGCCCCCGGCGCGGTAG
- a CDS encoding class I SAM-dependent methyltransferase, which produces MNRCRACGHDRLERVLDLGAVPPADFFPPGDSPPLPAESAHELAMVLCTGCGLAQLADDDTVPDEPRGIEPEALREQAREAVEVVERAGRLKGRTVIEFGSPHGGTWLPLLIERGFQPAFPGAAASLVLDSFGIMHEADQRAAFLKRAAALSPDGVLLLQFHTLSAIVSQGQWNALRHGHFAYYSLTALRRLLEDVGLHISEAWTFDLYGGTVLVAAERDPWTNAGLSARRILAAERATGITSAATLRTLQRQADRQVDELVSWLRKSAAEHRRVFAYGGASRAVALFARAGVDRSVMEAVADGSPAKAGRRMPGTDVPIVDLTALRDASPDCILLTVPDLLPEVRAQFPEFEGRWCIPPDSRHGVRWVG; this is translated from the coding sequence ATGAACAGGTGCCGCGCGTGCGGCCACGATCGCCTCGAGCGAGTCCTCGATCTCGGAGCGGTCCCGCCCGCCGATTTCTTTCCACCCGGGGACTCGCCTCCTTTACCCGCCGAATCAGCCCACGAACTGGCGATGGTTTTGTGTACCGGCTGCGGACTGGCGCAGCTGGCGGACGACGACACCGTCCCGGACGAGCCCCGCGGCATCGAGCCGGAGGCGCTGCGCGAGCAGGCCCGCGAGGCCGTCGAGGTCGTCGAGCGGGCGGGCAGGCTGAAGGGCCGCACGGTGATCGAGTTCGGCAGTCCGCACGGCGGCACCTGGCTCCCCCTGCTGATCGAACGCGGTTTCCAGCCCGCCTTCCCCGGGGCCGCCGCGTCCCTGGTCCTCGACAGCTTCGGCATCATGCACGAAGCCGATCAGCGCGCGGCATTCCTCAAACGCGCGGCGGCGCTCTCCCCCGACGGTGTGCTGCTGCTCCAGTTCCACACCCTCTCCGCCATCGTGTCGCAGGGCCAGTGGAACGCCCTGCGGCACGGTCATTTCGCGTACTACTCACTGACCGCGCTGCGGCGACTGCTCGAGGACGTGGGACTGCACATCTCCGAGGCCTGGACCTTCGACCTCTACGGCGGCACCGTGCTGGTCGCTGCCGAACGGGATCCGTGGACGAATGCGGGACTGAGTGCACGCCGGATCCTCGCCGCCGAACGGGCGACCGGCATCACGAGCGCTGCGACACTCCGCACCCTGCAACGGCAGGCCGACCGCCAGGTGGACGAACTGGTCTCCTGGCTGCGCAAGTCGGCCGCCGAACACCGACGGGTCTTCGCCTACGGCGGGGCTTCCCGGGCCGTGGCACTGTTCGCTCGTGCGGGTGTCGACCGCTCCGTCATGGAGGCCGTCGCCGACGGCTCACCGGCGAAGGCCGGACGGCGAATGCCGGGAACGGACGTCCCGATCGTCGACCTCACCGCTCTGCGCGATGCATCCCCCGATTGCATCCTGCTCACCGTCCCCGATCTGCTCCCCGAAGTGCGGGCGCAGTTCCCGGAGTTCGAGGGCCGCTGGTGTATTCCACCCGACAGCCGGCACGGGGTCCGGTGGGTCGGGTGA
- a CDS encoding MazG family protein: MTDYTALAEAAAVMDRLWSFGGWEVTQTHESLRRYLIEETYEFLDAVESGDPDELREELGDLLLQVLFHSRIAEANGQFTVDDVAATLVAKLAARSPHLTNGHTGPLDVAEQEAAWEIAKKTEKARTSCLDGIAMAQPALSLADKVIERAMRAGFPEDLVPETLRVVRITGTGDTESTLRSAILAFAGSIRATEKAAHTDGVPHGGLDEDAWRRYWAPAGEHRGGPADEHRGGPADEHRA; the protein is encoded by the coding sequence ATGACCGACTACACCGCTCTCGCCGAGGCGGCGGCCGTGATGGACAGACTGTGGTCGTTCGGGGGATGGGAGGTCACTCAGACCCACGAGAGTCTGCGCCGCTATCTGATCGAGGAGACCTACGAGTTTCTCGACGCCGTCGAGTCGGGTGATCCGGACGAGCTCCGCGAAGAACTCGGCGACCTGCTGCTGCAGGTGCTGTTCCACTCCCGGATCGCCGAGGCGAACGGGCAGTTCACGGTCGACGACGTGGCGGCGACGCTCGTCGCCAAGCTGGCCGCGCGCAGCCCGCACCTGACCAACGGGCACACCGGTCCGCTCGACGTCGCGGAGCAGGAAGCGGCGTGGGAGATCGCGAAGAAGACGGAGAAGGCACGCACGTCGTGCCTCGACGGGATCGCGATGGCGCAGCCCGCACTCTCCCTGGCCGACAAGGTGATCGAACGCGCGATGCGAGCGGGTTTCCCGGAGGACCTGGTGCCCGAGACGTTGCGGGTCGTCCGGATCACAGGCACGGGCGACACGGAGTCGACGCTCCGATCGGCGATCCTCGCGTTCGCCGGATCGATCCGGGCAACGGAGAAGGCCGCGCACACCGACGGAGTTCCGCACGGCGGGCTCGACGAGGATGCGTGGCGTCGCTACTGGGCACCCGCCGGCGAGCACCGCGGGGGACCCGCAGACGAGCACCGCGGGGGACCCGCAGACGAGCACCGCGCCTGA
- a CDS encoding helix-turn-helix domain-containing protein: MTFGPFSAEEAPAALAGLLDRFGSDTAVTIGVVPSLLTIAQAADVLGCSRRHVARLVDTGALSADFHGLHRRVSRSDVLDLAKQQAEVVTTVLDGLADLTRREGLYDPF, translated from the coding sequence GTGACCTTCGGGCCGTTCTCCGCCGAGGAGGCCCCCGCGGCGCTGGCGGGTCTGCTCGACCGGTTCGGGTCCGACACCGCCGTGACGATCGGTGTCGTGCCGTCGTTGCTCACCATCGCCCAGGCCGCCGACGTCCTCGGCTGCTCCCGCCGGCACGTCGCGCGCCTGGTCGACACGGGCGCACTCTCCGCCGACTTCCACGGCCTGCACCGGCGGGTGTCGCGCTCCGACGTCCTCGACCTCGCGAAGCAGCAGGCGGAGGTGGTCACGACGGTCCTCGACGGACTCGCCGATCTCACGCGGCGCGAAGGACTGTACGACCCGTTCTGA
- a CDS encoding ScbR family autoregulator-binding transcription factor: protein MGRQVRAEVTRESVLQGAATIFVRDGYADANLGDIIEEAGVTKGALYFHFGSKEELARGVIDSGYLRFEAAAESKMDRRSPALETLIDLSVLHVDMSETDSVVRAMFRLLVEIGDYQGTEHRPYEIWQNNLQELAARAADEGDLVEDVDVHAVSLLLLEQAMGARIMANALKATERLAEQTGAMWQMILPALVPANKLEYFRQFVERRLRLQS from the coding sequence GTGGGACGACAAGTACGCGCAGAGGTGACACGCGAATCGGTGCTGCAGGGCGCAGCGACGATCTTCGTGCGCGACGGGTACGCGGACGCGAACCTGGGCGACATCATCGAGGAGGCCGGCGTCACCAAGGGTGCGCTGTACTTCCACTTCGGTTCGAAGGAAGAACTGGCGCGCGGGGTGATCGACTCCGGCTATCTCCGCTTCGAGGCCGCCGCCGAGTCCAAGATGGACCGCCGTTCCCCGGCGCTCGAGACACTGATCGACCTGTCGGTCCTGCACGTCGACATGTCCGAGACCGATTCCGTGGTGCGGGCGATGTTCCGGCTGCTGGTCGAGATCGGCGACTACCAGGGCACCGAGCACCGGCCCTACGAGATCTGGCAGAACAACCTGCAGGAGCTCGCGGCCCGGGCCGCCGACGAGGGCGACCTCGTCGAGGACGTCGACGTCCACGCGGTCTCCCTGCTGCTGCTCGAACAGGCGATGGGCGCCCGGATCATGGCGAACGCTCTCAAGGCGACCGAACGGCTCGCAGAGCAGACCGGTGCGATGTGGCAGATGATCCTGCCCGCGCTGGTGCCGGCGAACAAGCTCGAATACTTCCGGCAGTTCGTGGAGCGCCGTCTGCGGCTGCAGTCGTGA